In Microbacterium cremeum, a genomic segment contains:
- a CDS encoding Trp biosynthesis-associated membrane protein, translating into MRRARLIAVVVTVACGALGVISATQTWLAVVLDDGAGHVLEVPGASAVAVLTPLSLAVMALGAALSIVGLALRYAFGALSVLIGGVLAWQTARVAFEHPVGAVASVVTDATGITGESAVADLVASISATAWPVVTLVGWLLLVVAGAFTLATARAWGGTGRRFRTDEAAHPGAAAGSRPHDAIDDWDDLSRGEDPTA; encoded by the coding sequence ATGCGACGTGCCCGGCTGATCGCGGTCGTCGTCACCGTGGCGTGCGGCGCGCTCGGCGTCATCTCGGCGACGCAGACGTGGCTCGCCGTCGTGCTCGACGACGGCGCCGGCCACGTGCTGGAGGTTCCGGGGGCGTCTGCCGTGGCGGTGCTGACGCCGCTGAGCCTCGCGGTGATGGCCCTCGGCGCGGCGCTGTCGATCGTCGGCCTCGCGCTGCGGTACGCGTTCGGTGCGCTCTCGGTGCTGATCGGGGGAGTGCTGGCGTGGCAGACGGCGCGCGTGGCGTTCGAGCATCCTGTCGGCGCGGTCGCGTCTGTCGTCACCGACGCGACCGGCATCACCGGGGAGTCTGCCGTGGCAGACCTCGTCGCCTCGATCTCGGCGACCGCGTGGCCCGTCGTGACGCTCGTGGGGTGGCTGCTGCTCGTCGTCGCGGGCGCCTTCACGCTCGCCACGGCGCGGGCGTGGGGCGGCACCGGGCGTCGCTTCCGCACCGACGAGGCCGCGCATCCGGGCGCCGCCGCAGGGTCGCGCCCTCACGACGCGATCGACGACTGGGACGACCTGTCGCGTGGCGAGGACCCCACCGCCTGA
- a CDS encoding DUF6704 family protein encodes MSNNIGDPGHGHSPAAWTAVVIMLVAVSLGTLFFFLDLPILVWASAALLVIGLIVGWALAKAGYGANGPKYVAKEH; translated from the coding sequence ATGAGCAACAACATCGGCGACCCCGGCCACGGACACTCGCCCGCAGCCTGGACGGCCGTCGTGATCATGCTCGTCGCGGTGTCGCTCGGCACTCTGTTCTTCTTCCTCGACCTGCCCATCCTGGTGTGGGCGTCGGCGGCGCTGCTGGTGATCGGCCTGATCGTCGGCTGGGCGCTCGCCAAGGCGGGCTACGGTGCGAACGGCCCGAAGTACGTCGCGAAAGAGCACTGA
- the trpC gene encoding indole-3-glycerol phosphate synthase TrpC gives MLADLTAGAVEDAEARAAAKPLADVEAAAAAQPPALDVLSALAPADRVKIIAEVKRASPSRGDLAEIPDPALQARRYEEGGASAISVLTEGRRFKGSLADLEAVKAAVRVPVLRKDFIATEYQVLEARAAGADLILLIVAALPQDALVRLHALALELGMTPLVETHSATEVDRAADLGASLIGVNARDLSTFELDRDLFGRLAERIPPGAIKIAESAVLEPADVAHYRATGADVVLVGEALVTNDPVSTLHAFLEAGAHAATSERSTSR, from the coding sequence ATGCTCGCCGACCTCACGGCCGGCGCGGTTGAGGATGCCGAGGCCCGGGCCGCGGCGAAGCCCCTTGCGGACGTCGAGGCCGCAGCCGCGGCGCAGCCGCCGGCACTGGACGTCCTCTCCGCTCTCGCCCCCGCCGACCGCGTGAAGATCATCGCCGAGGTCAAGCGCGCGAGCCCCTCGCGCGGTGATCTCGCCGAGATCCCCGACCCCGCGCTGCAGGCTCGCCGCTACGAGGAGGGCGGGGCATCCGCGATCTCGGTCCTCACCGAGGGACGGCGCTTCAAGGGAAGCCTCGCCGACCTCGAGGCCGTGAAGGCCGCCGTGCGCGTGCCGGTGCTCCGCAAGGACTTCATCGCCACCGAGTACCAGGTTCTCGAGGCTCGTGCCGCAGGCGCGGATCTCATCCTCCTCATCGTGGCGGCGCTCCCGCAGGACGCCCTGGTGCGGCTGCACGCACTCGCGCTCGAGCTCGGCATGACGCCGCTCGTCGAGACGCACTCCGCCACCGAGGTCGACCGCGCCGCCGATCTGGGTGCGAGCCTCATCGGGGTCAACGCCCGCGATCTGTCGACGTTCGAGCTCGACCGCGACCTGTTCGGCCGTCTCGCCGAGCGCATCCCGCCGGGCGCGATCAAGATCGCCGAGTCGGCGGTCCTCGAGCCCGCCGATGTCGCCCACTACCGCGCGACCGGAGCCGACGTGGTGCTCGTCGGCGAGGCGCTCGTCACCAACGATCCGGTGTCCACCCTGCACGCGTTCCTGGAGGCCGGAGCACACGCTGCAACGAGCGAGCGGAGCACGTCGAGATGA